The genomic window taattattatatAAGAAACAGCTGATCGACTAGATGCTCATATTACGAGTTGGCTGATTATATAAATTTCATGGATATTAGATCCAATTTTAAAGAGCTAGTAAATTAATTACACCTCGTGTTGTACTGCGTGACCCAAACCGACACACCAACACAAAGATCCTACACAAACGAGGAAGACAAAAATTCTGCTCTCATCTGACGATCTTTGATCCAACTGGGCATGAAAAAGCTCTTAATAAGCAGGGTGAGACAAGTCGcgatttttaattgtaatatatCAAAAGTACTACTACCAGGGCACAAAACGCAAAACGTAAATAAATGGTCAACGATGTTACGTTAGGTTTACTTAAAAGCTAAGACGAACGTCTCTCCTGTCATTTATTTGCATTCATAGAGAACGAAATAAACAAGCTAAATACGTCTTATACTTTACCTGACTTAACGATTGTTTGGGTAGGCTTGATTTCATTAAGATCTTCACAAACATATCACGCTCGATCCTCTCTTCTTGATTGGGACATACTATCTGATAAACCTCGCGATAAAACGAGGGAACCGAACCTGCAGATTTATCCACACATAAATTTTTATGCAGGCAAAAAAATcgaggaaaattttcaaaccgaaAACGCTTcgaaagtcaaagaaaaaaaagtaacgAAAGTAAGGTTAACAATAACTCGTCCTCACCAAAACTCAGTGCTGTCGCCATGTTCCCTTGAGTACCAAACATGCATCGCGCGCCTCCCACTACTCCCCCCTTATAACTCACGTGGCCTCAAAGTTATTCCAAGATGGCGGAGGCGGTGCTGGAGAGCGACATTGCTTGCCTTGATCACTATGATTACTTTTTCCGTCCGAACATTCTCCAGGGGAAGGTGGCGTTTATCACGGGAGGTGGTTCTGGTATTGGGTTTACTATTACTGAAGTTCTGATGAGGTAGGGCGATGATTATACCCCTCCAATTTTCCCTTCACCCCACACGCCCTTCATTAACCAATTGGGGGACCTGCTGATTCCAACTCAGTCACCTTTCTTAGGAGGCACTAAGACGGCCTATAATTAACGTTTGGTGCCTGAGATGATTCCAGTTTCTACCAATCTCTTGCTCAAACTACAAATAGAAATCCAGAAAATGACTGAGGTGCTTCTCATTTCCATTTAATTCTTTCATTGTTGTTAGACACAGCTGCTCTGCTGTAATAGTGGGTCGGAAGTTTGACAGActtaaaaaggtaataaattgAAAAGAGGTCTTCAAAGTAACTGTTCTAGTAATCATTACAAAGCAGTATAAGGATAAATTTTGACAGGCCCCCATTCAAACCAGCTTACAGCTGAGCTGGGCCAGTTTGGTTAAATATTGCCgagaatgaaataaattaaacttaaatCAATGTCAAAGTTCATAGAGAGATGTCTAAGGCGACTATCGTTTGTCAGAGGCTCCCCACTGTAGTAGCAACTGTAGTGCTCCAAGCTGCAAAAGTTTGCCACCatgctgaagagaaaaaaaaattttggttggATGTGTTTTGTGGTACAGTTCCCAAAGTGAAGAGGGTCAAGCATTAACATAAAACATATTATTTCACAAAatgtcatttcctttttctttttttccttctcttttcatttttctggtgAGTACAATTTTATTTCTGGCTAGCATTTCATGATTTTAGGTCACTAAATGGTGACTTAGTTAGTACACTTAAGTTTGAGTTCTAGACTGGTATGTTTTGGGAACATGACAACACTTATACTGGGACAATGTGTGACTCACAGGGGTAGCAATAGGCTTTAGTTTGGAATCTTGACTTCTTTGATATAGTTATGGGTTTCTTTACCACATTCAGCATGACAACTATATAAGAGCTTTGcttaatattttcatcattcctTTTGTGAACAAATTTAGGCAGCTAAGAAACTGGAAGATGTGACAGGACAGAAATGTCTCCCAGTAAAGGTTGATGTGAGAAAGGTGCAGTAAATGGAAACATCTTCATACATGATTATTTCTCGAGGTTACAAATTGCTCTCACtgacaattttaaaaagttttctcagAGTAAAAATATGTTCAGgccttcaccctttaactctcagaagtgattgacatgttaCTTCTCCATATAATATTCATGCATATTGgagcaagcaggtaatgagaatactcaaacttagactggtagaagttatcttgatctatcaccagattctcctaactaatttacCATGGAATGAGTTgaagctagaagggagaattaacaatcagatcttgggaattaaaggattaactctgttttgtttttgtgacatAAATTGATTAAGAAATAATTAGGGTGCCAAATAGCatttaaattttgcatattttaatattaagcCATTTTTCTGCATCCTAGCTATGCAAAGAAACTTACTACATACTCCAAtccagtaaatggtttgaagcTAGAAGCAGACCGTGCTAATGATTGAGCAATAATTGCTCATTCCATTTGTAGTCTTCACAGTTGTTTATTAATAATGCAATAGAATATTCAGAAACTTGTGCTTTTTGGTGTAGTTGTAATAgaaagagagcaaaaaagaaaaaggaaaaactggtAATCAAAGGTGTTGTTCCAGAAAATACCTATACCCACTCCTCTAGAATTTCTGGAGAGGGTTCAGTGGGGGCTTCAAACAAATGCCCCCTCCTTGGCTGTGGTGAGGCAATTTTATACTTCTCATTTAACAAAGTGTTTTAAGTTCTATTTGTTGATCACCAGGTGAATGAAGTTGATGCTGCTGTAGACATGGCACTGAAACATTTCTCAAAAATAGATATTTTAGTTAATAGTAAGTATCAACTGTAAGATTGGAGGAAGAATCATATTATTATGTTGCATCTGAGCCAAATCAGTTCAAGTTTGAGTCAAATCTGAGTCACAGACACCAATGGAAAAATAGactttaaagtttttagttGTATTTCACCAAATGAGTGGACTAAGATAAATCCCTCCTTTTCAGTGAAGTTCATTATGTGAGTTAAAAAAACCACCAAAATAAAGATTGATGTTAAGTGCACTGCATGGAACTCTGAGTTTTGCCCAGCACACTAACACTCtttactctgattttttttctactcaCATGTAGTACTTTGCTGAAAAGGAGAGACTGCTTGTAGCTACCAAATGAGTGACCTAAAATGGATATTTCCTTATATTATCagaattcatattctccatactgttctctgtacatttactaaagTGCTGACACAgaaaatttgtccaacaatcaagagtttctttagttggtgatcatttcctttattctcatgaaattagtgtgtgattcagtggtgatattgtagggagcAATTGGATGCTCGTCACTCCTAAGGGTTAAAAGTTTAagtccaaaaattaaaaattaggtTAGACATTAAAATCCACCAAAGTTCTGAACAAAGCACAGAAGTCTCATTCCAATTTGTTTCCCTTTAGGTGCAGCAGGAAATTTTCTATGCCCTGCAAGCCAGCTTTCATACAATGGATTGAAAACAGGTGAGCATTAAAAATGACTtgattagtttttaatttttagtgaaAGCTGATTTTGTATATTGTTCTCTTGTTTGATCCTCAATATAGGATTGTTGTCTGTGGAATTAAATGGATCagatgcttttttttccccacaaCCTGAGTGGAAGGTCTGATCATTTGCCTCTGATAATGAATTCCACTCAGATTGTCCAGGCACCATGCAGTCAGTTCACTGAAGACTATCCTCTTCAGGGGTAGACAAACCCAACTTGACAGATTACATTGAGTTTTTAGATTGAGTTTTTTTGTCAATAACATTCTGTAATAGTatattatttacaatttttttgtgatgttatAGTTTTTGACATTGATGCTTTTGGAACCTTCAATGTGAGCAAAGCTGTGTATAACAAATGTTTTAAGgtaaaattgtttctttaattaACTGGAGACAACACTTTTTATCTAGAAGTATGATTTTACCTTTAGTATTCAATACCAGCTGTGTTTACATCCTTAATTGATGAATAAGCATGTTTACTCATTAGAAACACTGAcagtaaaatttgaaataacagTGCAATTAATAATAAGCTTGAACCAATTGGCAGATCTTACTCAGTTTGGATCTGGATCATTTTTTACCCATTTTAGTAGAAGGATTAAAAAAACAGTTACCTTGATAGCCACAGCCAGCCAGTGCTTGTAAGCAAGAAATTGATGGAAGACTTATGCcgcattcacaccaaagcttaaacatgtttaaaagttgttttgttaaacacagtttaatttttttttctttttagaaactatttaaccgaatatttttgacttgaatgtggcacattggaaatgcaagttagcaagtacttgaatccaatggaaaatcaagtttttcagtgctctgtttataattttcattcaatgaaaaccagtttaacaaaacatgttttgctggtgtgaatggggtattagttaACTGTGATATTACtgtgaaactcagaaaactccaaaaaacaattttggttgTTAGTTTTTGATTTTTAGGTTTACTTTGATGGGCTGAACTTGAATGTGATTTGCAGGTGCAGAACTGACTTGTTaagaatcaaatcaaattcaTTTGGCTCTCAGCAACAGAGTAATTATTGTGGCTTGTGTTAGGAAATAAGAAATCCCAGAGCAGTATGCTTCACTGAAATTTTTCATGAGGTAGAATCCACCAAGTAAATTggtatttcttttgtatttgCACTGTCACCAATGAAATTTATAGTGCCTGGAAATACTATTTTTAGAGTAATGGCAGTGGTAACATCATCAACATCACAGCCACACTTCATCACAATGGACACCCTCTGCAGGTCTGTAGTAATTGTATTCAATAAGGCTTTGTCTGCTGTATAACAGGAACAGGTAGATTTATGGTCAACTGTTTGGAGTATGACCCTTACACAATTTACCTATTTCAACTGCAGTGGAACCTCCATTCAGGGGACACCCAGGGACCAGGGCAAGTGTCCCCTAAAAAGTGGTTGGagtttgttaataatttaccacaaaaaaTCATCATCTGCATTATCCTATGGCAAAAAAATATCTGTCATCAAATGATGTGCGTTGTTAAAAAGGTCATATTGTGAGAGCTGTCATCATTGTGACTAGTGTACACTTAATCTTTGGGGTCAGTCACATTTTTATTGGTTGAGGTGTCCCCTGAATGGGTGTTAAATCAGGCTTTATGACCCAGAAAAAGTGTTCTAATCCCCTGAATAAAGGAGTCCCTTCAAAAGAGGTAATGGATACCAAGATATTATTGAACATTTTTCTGGGACCAAAGTTTGTGTTCCCTGAATGGGGTgtaaataatattataataaaaaatacCGAAATGATCAAGTAAGTAAACCAGCTTCCATTATTCCGGTCTGAGTATCAGACAATTTGTCTTATGGTCTACAACTCATTACTTCTATTTTTAGCACtgagaacttggtgttaaatcaaacagtATCTCTTattagatatttttctttcttttctttttctttcttttcattacctttttgcaTGAAAATGTATCAAtcttgtgaggagaaattccctTTTGGtcaatttggaaaatgaaaggattGTAATTTTAAGTACTCATTTGAGGaagcattttaaattttttttttctcaattagtGTCATGCTGGAGGTGCAAAAGCTGCAATTGGTGAGGTCATATGACTACATTATTGTAAACATTTGTGTCAACAAAGAACCTTTTTCATACTATTTAAATACTGTTAATCCTTTGTCTTTCAATAAAGTTCTGAGTTGCACAATTTATTACTGTAACTACTGCTTAGAGAATAATTTCCTTCTCCACCTTATATGTTAATTTATCACacagagaaatttttttagtcaAATTTTTATGGTCAGGACTCAAAAAAAAATCCCTGCCATTAGTCATTTTACTTCCCTAAGTGGccaagacataatttttcctcatgatatcagtacaatatcatgAAGAGGATTAAGAAACAGTAATGACCAAAAAAATCTATAAGGGGAATATCAGTTGATCCagtattaaattctctgaaccaacatcatgagacttgtatggcagacagtaaggaaaattacagCTAATGAGATCTGGCAGTCAGAGAGGGTTCAGCAGGGCTAAGATTTCAGATGTTTTCTCATACCCTTCAATCCCtgataatttgtttcttatctCTTTATCAGAGGGTATGTCAAGACATCTTGCTGTTGAATGGGGCCCAGATGGTGTGAGGGTAAACTGTGTTGCTCCTGGTGCTGTGAAGGACACAGAGGGTTTCCGTAGACTAGGTAACAAATTACAGAGAATTACAGTTGGAAATAGAATCTGCATATTTTACCTGCACCTAATTTAAGTTTCATATCATATACTTTTCATAAGCTTAGAACAGAACAGAGGCCTAAGTTGCAACTGTTTTGATTGCTATGGTGAACAGAAACAATTTTAGCATCCAAAGTTTCAGCAAAAGCAACCTGTGTTTGGCAGACATGTGGAAAGCTTTTAATTAACATTGTTATAATAGGTTTTAAGAGTCTAAAGTAAGGCtgagataaacattttattgcttaaaatgaaatgaattttggaTATGTACAATTATTTAAAGAATACTTTTCCTGGCTGAAAGCTGGTCTAAAGATTTTTCATACTCAATgtttaacatttcatttacctTAATCCCTGTTCCACTGACAAGGTAGTGCActtcacaattttctttcactttaaGTCTGAAGGAAGCTTCAACTGTACTACATCTTCACAGGTGGCAAACATCTCCCACCAAACTTCATTGAGAATGTACCTTTACAAAGACTGGTTTCTCGCCAAGATGTGGCAGATAGTGTACTCTTCCTGGCGAGTGGTGCTTCAGCTTTTATCACAGCAAACACACTGGTGGTAGACGGTGGTAGTTGGATCACAAATTCTGTTTCCATGGCAACAATGAACAAGGCAATTAGCAAGCTGTGATCTGAGAATCATGTGTCCAATTAAGTTGTTACTGATGGGCACTTGTGCAAATCCCAATTACGTGCTAATTTTTTAGGCTCAttttttctgtagtttcttttatttaagttaatcttaaccctttgcaccctaatataatttcctttattctcatgatctaaatgaatgattcagcagtattacagtaaggagaaattagacgctggtcactccaagggttttaagggttaaaataacatttcatcACTTGTGGAATATTTGCAGGTCAAAATACAATATAGTATAATCTTGGAAATGTGGAACTTGAATGACAGTGGTGGGAACATTACTTGTTGCCAATAGGCCTTGGCTGATTCATACAAAGTTTCTtaggagaaaaattttttaatatgttttatCACTGTGATTACgatttttttcttgagctttTTACATAGCATGAAAGTCCCATCATCTTGAAGCTGCATGATACCAACACAATTCCCTTTACTTGATGATATACCTGCAAATTGCttaaaattcaattgttttttggtttttttttgttaatcaaAAGTACAAGATAATTGATTTTGTTGGGCATCTTTAATTTCGTATCAAAGAGCCTGAAGACTTGCATCAACATtaagaaaatgtcaaaagaTGTTCTCTTTAGTACCTTTCCATCTTAGGTTGGAAGTATTCAGGGAAAGTATGGTCATCCAAtgataattttctcttctcAGACTCATTCAAGTTTTGGTAACTTCAAGTCAAATTTGTGAAATAGCATTGAGTTTATTAGCCAAGGATGAAAAACTGTGTGATACCGGTAGTTAGCAGGTGTATTGGAACAGATTCATGATTGATGTCTGCTCATGGCTGGCAAATTTTGTTAAGTGGATATAGAATAAAGTgatataaattaaataaaattgatttttgaaaataagcAGCTGATGATTGCATTGATTGACTGATCTTAACAGACCCTTTCTTTGACCTGATTTTAATAGCTATTAAGCTAGAAAAGGTTTTTGCAAACACCCATTCCcatttttctatatttcttcCTTCAGTTAAGGGAGGACAAACGTTGCAGCAACTTATCAAGATTAATGCATTGACTTTAGTAACAATAGATATTGCTCTCAGCCTTGAAGAAAATAACTAACCAATTGAAAGAAATATCATTCAGTGATACTCTTAAATGTGAGACCAGACATCACAGAGTTCCATAAAAGCAGAAAATTTATATGTTCAGCCGCTCCCCCCCAGGGAATTAAGGGGATCCATTTTGCTACAGCACCAGTAAGTACGCTAAGATGGAATGTAGAGGTGATCAAAGGTCACATCTGCATTTCACTGCTTGATATCGTTCCTTGCCTTTTGAGGTTTGGTATGGAGTGGACAGCTCTGAAATGCTGGACAAATCAATGCACTATATGTTACTTGTTCACAGATGCCTCTTAAGCAAATTTAAGTCTTGAAACATTAATAGTCTATTAGCTAGGTCACAGGTCACTAATGACTTTGCCAAgtcttctttttttgaaattattcaaaattcGCACTACATTATTTAAAATCTAGTTTGAAATTGGATCTTTATCATCTGTGAATGGATTTGTAAGACACTGCTAGATTTTATCAGTGATAAGAGTGGGCTTGCATGGCAACAATCTCCTAggaacaaaatgtaaaatttcacaaaagttGCTCTTTTTCTGCATTTATTAAGTCACTCCTTTCATTTATATGGGAAATTTCAACCACTTTAAAATACTTAAGATGGCATACAGTAGTATTTTAAACCGTAAGCATTAGTGTTAAATTGAAATCAATAGTTCTCACTGTTTTTGTCCTACAACAAAAAGTTAATATTAGATCACAGTAAAAAATCTTACTTAGCAAATAGCTAGTTTTACCAACCTAGAGAGGAAGGAAATTAAACAGATCTTGATTTTGAGTTAAATTTTATCCAAAAAAGTATGTTAAGCTTGTCACACTGATCTATACAAGACAATTATAAATCCACctaacaaaaattgaaagtaatttccATTTACTTACAGGTAACTAACTAGGATTTATAAAATTCTGCGAGTATCTTAAACATTGTGATGAAAGAATAAgctgaattttgtaaattatacCAAGAAATATAGAAAAGTTAGGTGTtaaagcctttaactcccagatgcgattaacgtgtaacttctccctatattCATAATTTATCCAGGACAAAGGTAGTgacaatactcaaacttatcaggtacaagatacTTCAAGACCTtcatcaaacaccaaattctcataaccaacttacaaggaaatgtgtagcagctagaggggagaattcacaatcagatcttgggagttaaagggtgaagcCTTTTCTCAAGGTAAGCCTGCAAATACAGATGTGTTTTTTGTACTGTTTCTCTCCATCCAAGCTGAGAGGAGTAACAGCCATTCCTAGCCCAGCCGAGGTTAGTTAGTCATTGAAACTAAATGCATGCCCATCTGTGCTGTAGTATAACACCATTTGATGTTTTCTAAAAGCCAAGTTATTCTTTCAGAGTAAAATGCATTGTAGTGTGGGAACTCTAAAGGATACATGCTGTTTCCACATGATCTCAAAAACTGAATCTCTAATATGATACATACAGCCTTGCCACAATAtaattgatgatgataatggcAGTTTCTTCATAACCAAGGATCAGTTGTGGGAAGGTCCTGCCAGGGGAGGCATGCTCTCAAATGACTTATCAGTCCTATTCTTGATAGGGAGATCCTAGGACATCAAGGGCATAAGAATGAAGGTCCTGTTGGATCCTGCTCTCGTGCTTCCTTTCATCATCTCCTCTCTTCTGCTGCCTCTCGTCTTGTGATCTCAAAATCTTGTGCTGCTCTTCTTTTTGTTAGTCACCATGCTGCATGGTTTTCTGCAAGCTGTTCCCAATGTTTGGGTTTGATGCCAGCCTGAGTCAATTTGCCCTTCAGTTAGTCTTTCCAGCGTTTTCTTGGAACCCCTCTGTCTCGTTTTCCATCTGATAGCTCCTTTGGGATTCATGTATCAGGCATACTGGAGACATGGCCAGACCATCATTGTCTCAGCATGAACGTGGCCTCCATACTGGGAAGATTGGCTTTTTCCAGGACTTCATTGTTGGTTCTGTAGTCCTGCTATCTAATGTTCATGATGGAGAAAAGGCAGCATTGCTGTTCTAGGCATTTGATTTGCTTTCTGAACAGTACACATGCCTTGACCCCTTACAAGAAGGTATAGATGACAACAGCCTTATATACCAGAATTTTGGTGGAGAGGTGAAGAGAGGGGTTTTGTGTGAGGGTGAACACTATCTTCCAAGTCTTACATTGCCTGCACATTCCAGCAAGCCATTTTCATATTCATAGTCCTTATCTGTTTCCATGTCTGTCTTTTAGTTTATACTAATAAAATCTTTTAACTAGTTTTTACTGCTAAACTAGGGATGCCCATTGATTGGGCCAACCAACTGGGTAAGGATGAGACAAACCTTTTTTAGGTCATCTTTACTAGACCCCTCTCTATTCAGGGCAAGCAATGCAACCCTAGAAAAGGCTGCTAGGTTGCTTGGGGTGAGCTGCTTAGTCGCTTGTCTCTGTTCACAAGCAAGTGACCATGTTACCCTAGACCACCTACATGCAGAGTTATTTCTGCAATTTCAGCGCCATCTAGCACCTGTCATTTTTGCCATGCTCCATCACTGCAGGTCTTTATTTCCTGCCAGCACTCTGTATGTTTCAAGTGAGGGCCAGTTCATGCACATCAATCCCACTCTTTAAGCCCAGGGAAGATTTACAGCAGCTCAGCAGGTTGAGAGGCTGTAAGATTCGTAGGGCTGTAGCTTTTATAACAGAGGTGGCATCTCCTATCTTCTGGCTAAAGAGCCTGCTCTCAAAAGAACAATGACTATTTATCCATAGGTAGAGCATGGGTAAAGGACTCTCTGTCATGTCCTTGAACCCAGGGTAATTGCATGACTTAATTGTCCATTACACCTGGCACTAGATAGGTTTGGATGAGATAGTCCTTCTCTTAAGTGGATTACCCTCCGAGGCTATCGAGCTCCACCTGCCCGGGCTAGGGCTTTAAAGGCGGCCCTTTCTCGCCTGATGTACTTGTCATGGGATTTATGGAGCATTTTATAGAGGAAGCAGTGCCATCTGCAGCCTCACCCC from Pocillopora verrucosa isolate sample1 chromosome 8, ASM3666991v2, whole genome shotgun sequence includes these protein-coding regions:
- the LOC131797473 gene encoding peroxisomal 2,4-dienoyl-CoA reductase [(3E)-enoyl-CoA-producing], yielding MAEAVLESDIACLDHYDYFFRPNILQGKVAFITGGGSGIGFTITEVLMRHSCSAVIVGRKFDRLKKAAKKLEDVTGQKCLPVKVDVRKVNEVDAAVDMALKHFSKIDILVNSAAGNFLCPASQLSYNGLKTVFDIDAFGTFNVSKAVYNKCFKSNGSGNIINITATLHHNGHPLQCHAGGAKAAIEGMSRHLAVEWGPDGVRVNCVAPGAVKDTEGFRRLGGKHLPPNFIENVPLQRLVSRQDVADSVLFLASGASAFITANTLVVDGGSWITNSVSMATMNKAISKL